The Antarcticibacterium flavum genome contains the following window.
CACCTAAACTAAGAACTCTAGCGAAGAAAGCCGATTTTACTACTCATCCCGATAACCAGGGTTTTTTCTCGTACAATGGTAATTTTGAACTTTATACTGAAATAATCAGTTTTGATAAGATGATTGGGGATTCAAGAAAAAGAAATCAAATTCTGTTCGACAAATTGAACCTACCAACACATTGATCTTCTGGCTTGGATGAGTTTTAATATCATTTTCCTTATTGCTTTCTTAATATTTTATTTCCTGTTGGGAAGAGTTTCACGAAGAATTTGGCAATCTTCTAAATTGGTTTATCTATAGCTACACATTCCGGAAATTTGAAAATGTTAATAACTCATTAACACTATCCGCAACATCCCCTTTGAAAATTCCTCTAAATTGACAAATATTGTCAAGAGAAATTCGTCAACTCATATCTCTAAAATGGATAGAAATAGTTCTATTGGACAAATACTCCGGGAGCGTAGGGAGAAGAAAGGGCTTTTGCTTAGGCAGGTTGCTGCTCTTTTAAATATAGATTCGGCGATTCTTAGTAAAATTGAACGTGGAGAACGAAAGGCAAGGAAGGAGCAAATTCTTCAGCTGGCAGAAATTCTCGATTTGAACCAGGAGGATTTAGTAGTTCATTATTTAAGTGAGAAGATTCTTTATGAAATACGGGATGAACAGTTAGCAGAAAAAGCTTTACAAGTTGCGGAGCGGAAATTAAAATATAATGCCCAAAAATATAATCAGGATTAATGGGAATAAAGTT
Protein-coding sequences here:
- a CDS encoding helix-turn-helix domain-containing protein; its protein translation is MDRNSSIGQILRERREKKGLLLRQVAALLNIDSAILSKIERGERKARKEQILQLAEILDLNQEDLVVHYLSEKILYEIRDEQLAEKALQVAERKLKYNAQKYNQD